The genomic DNA TGCGCTGACGCGAGAATAAACGCTAAACGCCACCGACGTAAAAGCTGAGACTTCAGCCCCTGCACCGGCGGCACTTATGCTTATCCTGTACCCAGCAGATCGCGCCGCAGCTGGGTCATAATCTTCTTTTCGCGGCGTGATACCTGCACCTGTGTCATCCCTAATCGTTCGGCGGTCTGGGACTGGGTCTTTTCGCCAAAATAGCGCAGCAGAATAATGGCGCGGTCGCGCTCCTCCAATAAATCCAACGACTGGCGCAGCGCGATAAGATCACTGGTCAGCTCCTCGGGCGAATCGACCGGTAGATCAAGCTGACCGCCACCCTGCTCTTCGCTTTCGGTCAGCGATATTGGCGGCGCACAGACGCCGATGGCTTCTACCACCGCTTCTTCCGAGACTTCAAGCAGCGCAGAAAGCTCTGAGATAGTGGGCTCATGACCATGCTCAAACGAAAACCGTTCCCGCGCGCGGACAATACGCATCGAAAGCTCCTTGATGGTGCGGCTTATTTTAATTGCGCCACCATCGCGGAAAAGGCGGCGCATTTCGCCTAGAATAACCGGTACGGCATAGGTCGAAAAGCGCACCCCGCGGTCGTGGTCAAACGCGTCGGTCGCTTTAATCAGCCCGATGCAGCCGGCCTGAAACAGGTCTTCATATTCGATACCGCGCCCCTTAAAGCGGTGGGCGCAGGCATGCACCAGCC from Oscillospiraceae bacterium MB24-C1 includes the following:
- a CDS encoding sigma-70 family RNA polymerase sigma factor → MSGCKEIPSRSEVIESNMGLVHACAHRFKGRGIEYEDLFQAGCIGLIKATDAFDHDRGVRFSTYAVPVILGEMRRLFRDGGAIKISRTIKELSMRIVRARERFSFEHGHEPTISELSALLEVSEEAVVEAIGVCAPPISLTESEEQGGGQLDLPVDSPEELTSDLIALRQSLDLLEERDRAIILLRYFGEKTQSQTAERLGMTQVQVSRREKKIMTQLRRDLLGTG